The Trypanosoma brucei gambiense DAL972 chromosome 10, complete sequence genome has a segment encoding these proteins:
- a CDS encoding U2 small nuclear ribonucleoprotein 40K, putative: MRLTLDTIRRAPQFTNALRQRELDLRGLGITVLEEHTLTFLNDSFDVLNLSQNPLARLEYFPGDSAPLATAAAQNGSAKPASRMMLRLQTLVVHRNRLTHVSEATCAAVLPNLRAFVADHNEFRELRDLLFLSHWKKLEILSIEHNPITISEDNARLRAYVVFLCPTLKLVNYQRVTQVDRQNVETMRKEFVGLVEGWRRLEAKQLLQQNSAPTEADASASESVKKIRKRSRHAREAASKNGSADTAPEPAASKVETFATPSVAAVAGEEEEASNALQARLEALEEKMAAAETEEELMELQQELTELETLMKHQQASKGTKKTRTS, translated from the coding sequence ATGAGGCTGACTCTTGACACCATCAGACGGGCACCGCAGTTCACCAATGCGTTGCGTCAGCGCGAATTGGACCTTCGTGGCCTCGGGATAACCGTCCTTGAGGAGCACACGCTTACATTTTTGAATGACAGCTTTGACGTACTGAATCTTTCGCAAAACCCGCTGGCGCGGCTGGAGTACTTTCCTGGCGACAGCGCGCCGTTAGCGACGGCAGCGGCTCAGAACGGCTCAGCCAAACCGGCGAGTAGGATGATGCTGCGGTTACAAACGCTTGTTGTGCACCGTAACCGTCTTACACATGTGAGTGAAGCAACATGTGCAGCTGTGCTACCGAATTTGCGTGCCTTCGTAGCGGACCACAACGAGTTCCGGGAACTGCGTGatcttttgttcctttcacACTGGAAGAAATTGGAAATTCTCTCTATTGAGCACAATCCAATTACCATTAGCGAAGATAATGCGCGCCTCCGGGCATATGTCGTTTTTTTGTGCCCAACTCTGAAACTAGTCAACTACCAACGCGTTACACAGGTCGACAGGCAGAACGTGGAAACGATGCGGAAAGAGTTTGTTGGGCTTGTGGAGGGATGGCGCCGCCTTGAGGCGAaacaactcctgcaacaAAACAGTGCACCCACTGAAGCCGATGCGAGTGCCTCAGAATCTGTTAAGAAAATACGAAAACGCAGTCGCCACGCACGTGAGGCAGCTTCCAAAAACGGCAGTGCCGATACTGCACCTGAACCGGCGGCATCTAAGGTGGAAACTTTCGCTACTCCTTCTGTTGCAGCAGTAGctggtgaggaggaggaggcaagCAACGCCCTGCAAGCCCGGCTCGAGGCTCTAGAGGAAAAGATGGCAGCAGCGGAGACAGAAGAGGAACTAATGGAACTTCAGCAGGAACTCACGGAGTTGGAGACCTTAATGAAGCATCAGCAAGCTTCTAAAGGGACAAAGAAGACTCGCACATCATAA